In Cryptomeria japonica chromosome 10, Sugi_1.0, whole genome shotgun sequence, a genomic segment contains:
- the LOC131859119 gene encoding BTB/POZ domain-containing protein At1g63850-like, with the protein MGRRKRLLDEVVPNTNIQSEMTSKSNDQIVGQELKLKKKKVLDKVIPSTKIKSGTDSTANEQIDLRPQFGATNSADVRLRIFGPNREEYDGNPLGLHSQTLQTSDFFKALLSERWSSNIRPFEIEVTTDQSFENYLKCIEMMYSSTSSLRFSNVDECLAILSVASELLVDKLMQQCMRYLEAVRWNSEEESKIRNLLSSLSLSVLPDLNARLNKQNNNYLEFVRENIKAMLYFLSSCDCADKKQPIIRGAVGKFIVENLQEDESSGIAEMCRHIILEEFKANIEIAVTSNTEKNLADEEHSYFALLWPFTLIERCDGTTMEGALKILCEEMKLAHIIMQPQKHYTASRYTKIMLPILLGCLDALANGKIIAERKLRVGFLTIWLPVMARLLCPNLYFNHISDNDVLKTQLCRGVSNVVETLPFADWRGIYNIWIDCCAKYSIDLRIPFASGCKVLHEHK; encoded by the exons ATGGGAAGGAGAAAAAGGCTTTTAGATGAAG TGGTTCCAAACACAAACATCCAATCAGAAATGACTTCAAAATCTAATGACCAAATTGTAGGTCAAGAACTCAAACTAAAGAAAAAAAAGGTTTTAGATAAAG TGATTCCAAGCACAAAAATCAAATCAGGCACGGATTCAACAGCTAATGAGCAAATTGACCTGCGGCCTCAATTTGGGGCCACAAACTCTGCTGATGTAAGATTACGAATATTTGGCCCAAACAGAGAAGAGTATGATGGAAATCCTCTTGGCCTTCATTCTCAAACTCTTCAAACTTCGGACTTTTTTAAGGCTTTGTTATCAGAGCGCTGGTCTTCTAATATCCGACCATTTGAAATTGAGGTAACCACTGATCAATCCTTTGAGAACTATTTAAAATGCATCGAGATGATGTATTCTTCTACTTCTTCTCTCCGTTTTTCCAATGTGGATGAATGCCTGGCAATTCTATCTGTTGCTTCGGAATTGTTAGTGGATAAACTTATGCAACAATGCATGAGATATCTGGAAGCTGTTCGTTGGAACTCTGAGGAAGAGTCCAAAATTAGAAATCTATTGTCCTCTCTGAGTTTGAGCGTCCTGCCCGATCTGAATGCACGGCTTAATAAACAGAACAATAACTATTTAGAATTTGTCAGAGAGAATATCAAAGCAATGTTATATTTTCTTTCCAGTTGTGACTGTGCCGACAAGAAACAACCAATTATTCGAGGAGCGGTGGGCAAATTTATAGTAGAAAATTTGCAGGAAGATGAATCTTCAGGGATCGCAGAAATGTGCAGGCATATCATTTTAGAGGAATTTAAAGCTAACATTGAAATTGCTGTGACATCAAATACTGAAAAAAATCTGGCAGATGAGGAGCATTCTTATTTTGCCCTGCTGTGGCCCTTTACTCTAATTGAGCGCTGTGACGGGACGACAATGGAAGGCGCACTGAAGATATTATGTGAAGAAATGAAACTTGCCCACATAATAATGCAACCGCAAAAGCATTATACTGCAAGCAGGTACACGAAAATCATGCTGCCAATTCTGCTGGGATGTCTGGACGCTCTGGCAAACGGGAAGATAATTGCTGAACGAAAACTTCGTGTTGGTTTCCTTACAATATGGTTACCAGTAATGGCACGATTGCTTTGTCCAAATCTGTATTTCAACCACATCAGTGATAATGATGTTTTGAAGACCCAGCTTTGCAGAGGAGTGAGCAATGTGGTGGAAACCCTCCCTTTCGCTGATTGGAGAGGCATTTACAATATTTGGATAGATTGCTGCGCCAAATATTCTATTGACTTAAGGATACCATTTGCTTCTGGGTGCAAGGTACTGCATGAACATAAGTGA